The sequence below is a genomic window from Hippocampus zosterae strain Florida chromosome 15, ASM2543408v3, whole genome shotgun sequence.
AACGCTCGCTAGCTAACGCTCGCTAGCTAACGCTCGCTAGCTAACGCTCGCTAGCTAACGCTCGCTAGCTAACGCTCGCTAGCTAACGCTCGCTAGCTAACGCTCGCTAGCTAACGCTCGCTAGCTAACGCTCGCTAGCTAACGCTCGCTAGCTAACGCTCGCTAGCTAACGCTCGCTAGCTAACGCTCGCTAGCTAACGCTCGCTAGCTAACGCTCGCTAGCTAACTGCATGCTGTAGAAACGGGCCAAGAAATAACAACATTTCTCTGTATTGCCAGTTTATACTTGTGTTTCTCGTCTGTCTTGAGGTATCTCGTGCCAAACGCTCCCTGGCCCGCCACAGCTCTCTCTCAACGGATGATTGCAGCTCTGCCGACAACAGCCCCAACATGCAGCGGCGGCGTATGCGTTGCCCTACCTCTCCGGCACTGCGCAAATGCAGGACTAGCAGCTCGAGGGCCTTGGCATGTGACCCTTTGCAGCGTGAGCACACCATTAACCTGCACAAGGGCGGGACACTCAGACTTAGTACGCACTACGACCCAGAGGCGGCACGGCTGAGGGTTCGCGTGCTAACGGCGGAGGCCATTTATGGCAAGCAGACAGAACTGAAGAGCATCAACTGCTGTGTGGCACTCTACCTGAAACCCGGCAAGAAACAGAAACAGAGAAGCACCATTATAAAGAATAGCAGGAATCCCATTTTTaacgaggactttttttttgactcACTGCCGAAGGCGCAAGTCAAAAGTCTGGCCATTAAGATCAAAGTCATGAACAAGGGAACCAGTTTGAAGAGAGACGTGCTTCTTGGAGAAAGGGAAGTGCTGCTGAGTGAACTGCTCACAGGCCTGTAGGGAAATCCCTGTCAAGACTTTGGTGAGAAACAAGCAGCATTTCATCCTCAGAGCCCTTCCTTTACCGCCTTCATTCCACTTCAGAGGGTGAAAGGAATCCTATCTAGCACACTAAAAGCCAAACCAAAAACCGGTTTAACTAcagtttacataaaaaaaaaaaaaagtggaacctTATTTGTGTATCTGAAGTGCACAGTGTATCGCTGTTTTCAATTAGTTGTAATGGTCTAGTTTACATGGGATCGGTATTCCTGCAATGATGCCAAATGATATTGTATCAATTGTGCTTTGTCAAATGAATTATTATGCCCTCTTCCTTTTTGACAGACATCGTATTTGGTAATGTGTTAGCTACTGAATGTAACACCCCTCAGGCTGCTGTGACTTGTTGTCGAAATAATACGTTCATCTATGTTCCAAAGAACAATGCTTTATTTATGTTTTCTGTCAGTTTTGAATTGCAGCTTTgattatttgattattattataagtgcTTTGTCGCGTATTAGCCTATTTCATGTATTTAAAAGGttttgctcatgtttttttcccccccaaacacacaaatctcCAGAAGTGATCCTGCGGGTCGAGAGGAAGCTGGAAGACATTTGAGCGGCTTAATCTCGCTTATGGGCACAACATTTTGTCTCTGTGAATTCCAACTCCTTGCTTAATGtaacagagactgttacacctgcactgcaagaaggagagataccgacgcccgttcctaccgactgctgtcaggctgctgaataaaaaaataaaataataataattaaatgatgtgaaaaacaattgtaaataacactgcgatttatcaattttgtatttatattgcacttaattgaacggtgtttgtttttttcttttttcttctttctacccacattcttgctgctgtaggctgtaaatttccccagtgtgggacaaataaaggatatcttatcttaatattagGAGAGAAATATCCGATTGAAATATGCCTCGCAGCGTAAAGGGCAGCGAGAACTGCCAACAGTAGTTACTACGGTATGTTGAGGTTGGTAATTTATAGAGATTTTAATGGCCTCCAAGGGAATACAATAAACAGTCATTCCCAAAATCTGGTACGTGGGCGCCCTCGAATGGAACTCGAAAGAATCACAGTTAATGACAATTTCATGGGATTTGACTTTTAAATCCAGTATATCTGCATTGCATCTTGAATAAATATGTGGGTAcatgttttatcaagcttttaTGTGCAGTATATTTTAACTGACTCAGTATTTAAGTACCTAACCAAACTCAAAGTAGCCTTTGAGTATACAATATTTACGACCCGAATACCTTTTCAcgaaacatactgtacacatacGCTTCAAAATTGAACGTCAGTGTGGCATATCGAAGGGAGCGTCGGGTTTCCCCACTGTTAACGTCGCATTGACGTGACATGTCTCAGTTCACGAAGACACTAAGTGTACCTTGATTGTTCGAAATCCAAAAGAACCCATCAgctggatgtttttttgttaattccCATTGCATTGTGGGAGCTGTCGTTTATTATCACGGCACACGGCGTGTGCCCGTCCATGGTGAAAACTACGTcgcccacaatgcaccgcggcCACGGTAAACACAGAGCTGTCAAGCAACACAAACGCCATCTTGCCAGCGCCCTCAAAATGGAAGAAAGATGAGAGCTCGTAGCAGAGCCCGGACTAAAATTCGCTCTTTTGAAGCCATACTCACCTTTTTGGTGGTAAACTCGTGGTTATGGGGTTGATGTCCTGTGAGGCAACACGGAGCCTTTAACAATGGATATAACGACGGCGGTGTTCAACGCGGCCAGAGATGGTAAGCTGAAACTTATCCAGAAGTTGCTGAGCAACAAAACTCCCGAAGAGCTCGAAGCCTTAGCCGAAGAGAAAACACAGGGAGGTACTCCTCTTTTGATAGCGTCGCGATATGGACATTTAGAGGTCGTAGATTACCTCCTTGAACATTGTAGAGCTAACGTCGAACTCGGGGGCTCGGTGAACTTTGACGGCGAGACTATCGAAGGAGCGCCTCCGTTGTGGGCGGCTTCGGCTGCCGGTCACCTGCCGGTGGTCAAGACCCTCTTAAAACACGGGGCATCGGTGAACAACGCGACGCTAACTAACTCCACTCCGCTCCGAGCCGCCTGCTTCGACGGCCACTTGGAAATCGTCCGCTATCTGGTGGAGCACAGGGCTGACATGGAGGTGGCCAATAGACACGGCCACACCTGCCTCATGATCTCCTGCTACAAGGGCCACAAGGAGATCGCCAAGTTTCTCCTGGACCGCGGTGCTGACGTCAACCGTAAAAGCGTCAAAGGAAACACGGCCCTCCACGACTGTGCCGAGTCCGGCAGCCTGGACATCATGAAGATGTTGTTAAAGTGTAGCGCTCGCATGGACAGGGATGGTTACGGGATGACCCCTCTCCTCGCCGCCAGTGTTACGGGACACACCAACATCGTGGAGTACCTTGCCCACCAGCCCCGCGCCTCCAGGGAGGAACGCATCGATGCGCTCGAGCTGCTCGGAGCCACTTTTGTGGATAAAAAACGGGATCTATTGGGAGCGATGAAGTACTGGAGACGGGCCATGGAGCTGAGGCAGCCAGGGGAAAAAGCAGGGTGCCTGACCAAGCCCCCACCGGGGCCCCCCGTTCCTGCCTATGGCTGTGCGCAGGAGGTGAACAGCGCGGAGGAGCTGGAAGCTCTGATCACAGACCCCGACGAGATGAGGATGCAGGCCTTGTTGGTTCGCGAGCGCATCCTGGGACCGTCCCACCCGGACACCTCCTATTACATCCGCTACAGGGGAGCCGTCTACGCGGACTCTGGCAATTTTGAAAGATGCATCAGCTTGTGGAAATACGCTTTGGACATGCAGCAGAGCAACCTGGACCCGCTCAGCCCCATGACGGCCTCGAGTTTCTTGTCCTTCGCCGAGCTCTTCTCCTTCGTCCTCCAAGACCGCGCCAAAGGTACCCTGTCGACACGCGTCACCTTCCACGATCTGATGACGGTGTTGGCTAAAAGCGTGCGGGAGGTGGAGCGAGCCGTGGCGCAGAAGGACAATCCGCCGGAGGCCCCTCAGTTCACCAAGGCGCTCGCCATTATCCTCCATCTCATCTTTCTGCTGGAGAAGCTGGAGTGCAACCCCGAGCAGGAGCACCAGAAGAAGCACACGGTCTACCGCCTTCTGAAGCTAAATCCGCGCGGCCGTTGCGGCTTCACGCCGCTCCACATGGCCGTGGATAAGGAAACCACGTCGGTGGGCCGCTACCCGGTGGGGCGATTCCCCTCGCAGGCGGTGGCGTCGCTTCTCCTGGAGTGCGGCGCCGACGTGGACGCGCGGGACTGCGAGAACAACAcgccgctgcacgtggccgccGGCAACGGCTGTCCGGAGATCATGGCGCTTCTCATGAAGGCCGGGGCGCACTTTGACGCCACCAACGCGCAGAAGAAGGCGCCCTACGAGCTATTAGACGAGCACAATATGGGTGACCCGGCTCTTTACCCGCTCAACTACATCACCCTTCAGTGCCTGGCGGCTCGTGCGGTGGAAAAGCACAAACTTCCCTACAGGGGACTCATCTCGGAAGAGATGGAAGCTTTTATCGAGCTGCACTGACCTCCGCTACAGGATGAAACTACTTTGCAACAGAACTTCTTTTGGCCCACCGCTTGCTTTTCTCCTCCTTTGTCTCACCACAAATGTTCAGTCCAACATTGCATAAGAAAAGTTACAATATGTCACCGTTGAATGACCGCACCCGTTCAACAAAGATCTTGACAATTGAAAGCCATGGATCGATATTGCTTTTTGTGATATTCTGAACGGATGATTCGTCAAACCCAAGCAGCCGTACTTGCTCATCTTTATTTATTGGCTCCGGTTTGTTACCGTTTGATGACATTCTCTTTGGAAGGATGTTGACCTCTCTGTGCCAAATTTGCCGACCGTGGACGTCTTTAGCTTGTTTTGTCACGTAAAGCCACAAACATCATTCTCGATTATCATGTGCTAATCATTTGCTTTGATACTTGGAATTCCTCAGGTCATTTTGAGAGacgaagatttaaaaaaaaaaaataaagtggtgATGTGGTCTGGCAGTATTTAAAGCTAAGCTTCACTGTGAACTAATTGGACGACTTCAAATTGGCTTCTAACAGGTTAATCATGGAACTGCTTTATAgacttgtttttgttatttagaTGGTTCCTAGAAATGCCTTAACATCCAAACTCTCGCTTTCCATGTACCCGGCATGCGGCATCCACGACACTTGTGACGCACGTCACGGACGACTGATTTTCCTGGGACGCAATTCTCTCCAACTGAATCCATGGCTTTGTGGCCACTCAGTCTTATTTTCAATCATCTCTTCTTTTGTTTGCATTCTCTTGAATGTTTGCTCCGTGTCCAGGGTGGAAGCCCCCACCGAGTTGAATGCCGACTCAAAATCCTCTAAAATGGACATACTTTCAGGCCACGGACTGTTGCTGCCTTCTTCTTTCTCGCCGGTATGAAcatcgtgtgtgtgtcagagaaatGCCTGAATAAAATTCAGTCTGGCAGCAGGAACTCTGTGGTCATTGCATCTttgatttccatccattttctaatccgcttatcctcctcACAAGGGCGTGCCGGTGCccgaatcgaaccttgcacttCCGGAcggtgaggtggacgtgctaacctgtCGCCCACCCGCATCTCTTGCTCATTCTTTATAATTCATctcggctgcttttttttttctatagtcCCAtagaacatgtactgtatgttctttAAACCGGTGTCTTCGCTCAAACACAAGCACAGGGCCGACTCACTTCAACTGCAGCTTACTGACGCAAAGAATAACAGAAACCTGATCATTGTAGGTCGTGCATTGATCGTAAAAATAGGGTGTAATGAGCGTCACTGCTGCGGGGCAGCGGTAGAGACAAGGGTGCTCCCCGTTCTAATTTTAGGGCTCTTTTGCCCCCAGTATCTGCTCTGAAAATGGGGACGGTGGCACACTTCCCACTCAGGCAAGGTGACGggctggggggttggggggtgactGGAACCCGATGGCACTCGGTCAACAAAGATGTCTTTTATTTGTGGACAGAATGACAAAACACCGAAGCCATCTGGCGCCAAATGAATACAACTATGTTAGCTTGGCAAAATTTGAAATTGGATTAGTTAAAAGACGCGGTCCCATTGTTAACATTGGTTATGTCAGCCGACACGATTGATTGTGAAGGCCTCGAGTTGGACAAAAGCAATCTGTTCTCCGCGGAGAAGCGCTGGAAGCGGTGCAACCAAGAAAAATGCTCCCTCAGGAAGAGTAGGCTCTTGTGACTAAATAATGCCATTTTAGGAAGCGAATATTCCATTTTAAGATGGAAGTGCAAATGAGCGCTTTTGATAAGTGTTTTAGGTTCGCCGCCGATACTGTTGCTTTTTAGACAACGGTCAGATTTTGTGTGGCTCCCGGTTCATGTCCATTCTCTGGTGAAAGACCTGAGCAACATATTCCAGTCTCGGCATTTAgaccatgggtgtcaaactcaggtcctggagggccaccgtcctgcatattttccccaagtctccctgttgcagcacacctgattcaaatgaacaggttcaatatcaggcttctgcagagcttgctgatgatcatttgaatcaggtgtgttgcaaataattctgaatgaataaatatgaaataattaCATGAAATATATCCCTTGTCTAAACGCACAGtttcatatatttatttgttttgggggtaaAAAGAACCGGAAGGCCTTTGATCGTCTTCTGCTATAAAGCGTTATAACAGCAAATGGCCACTAGGTGGCGGGCTTGTCACGAGCAAAAGTATTCGACGCACCCTGGCCAAGTTCCACAATATATGATCAGCGtaatcattttcatgtttttggatgAACACCAATGAAAGCTTGGATTTCTAGAAACAAAGCCTTCATCCAGCCGTGTCAATGGAACACGAgcatatcattttatttttttattcatttctttatttttagtaGCGTGTAATGAACCAATAAGACAGCCGTTTAAATCCGTTGATCGATTGCACTTTtcaacgggaggggggggggcatcattttGATTGCAGCAGTtcgccaccttttttttttttaaatccttgaaaaatcaataaaacgaAGCATTTATACGTTGGAACCAAAGTCAACGCAACCCGATTATTCGAAGTCAAATGTATTCAATATTAgcttcaaaaagtattttactctgacagtccattttttaaaaaggctttCTTTGTCATGATTGTACCAGCCAGCGGTCTAGTTTGAGAATATCAGGGGGGTGCTAtcggtaaggggggggggggtacggttGCTATAGGAGACTTCGCCTGCATCACGTCATACGTCGGGGGGAGGAGGGTGGTGGCGGGGAAGAGCTTCGGCGTGTGCATGAGagggaggaaggagggaggaaggagggagctgggagggaggggggggttgaaggAGGAGGACATTCAGGCAGAAAGAAGACAGTGGCTCCCAATGACATAAAGCTTCACTACCTGAAGCCGCCCGACCAACCGAGCGACcatctctgcccccccccccccccctaaaagacGTCGAGGAGCCGCGGGACGGCGGTCCCGCGTGACATGCACCCCCCTCTCTAAGGCACAGCCTCCTTTCCCATCGGAGCCGGCCTGCCACTGGATTACACCACCAGCGGAGGAAGCTTCTTCTACTTGTAAATCCACCCATGCATCTTGCAGACGGCGCAGGAGACGCTGCACCTGCGACCAAGGTAAGCCCCGCAGCACCCCACCGCGGAGCTTtattcgtggggggggggggggggggggggggttggttgttTCTCTTTCTGCTTTTATAAACGGGAGGGATGCGCGGGGGTGTCTGCCCATTTATTGTGACTTGTGTTCAGGCTGGTTGGCAACAGCACTGAGGAGAGAGTGCCTTGcatccacaccccccccccaccccaccgcttCCTCATgcccatacccccccccccccccacccccgtgctTATTGTTAGCTGGGCTGCATGAGAGACCCATGCACACAGGAACATCCTTTGTTTATCCCTCACTCTAATTTCAACCGCCTGCAAGACATTCATCACTTAGGAGCGCGTTCCATGAGAGCTCTGGTTTCTCAAACAGATTTTGCTGGGAAAtagagatggtgtgtgtgtgtctgtgtgtgtgtgtgtgtgtgtgtgtgtgtggcaccaGGTGGTAAAGTGGCAGGACTTATTTAAGCAGACTGTTTTCTAGACAATAGACTAGCGGCTGCATCTGCTGCTGTCAGCCTGTGCATATAATGAAGCGCACCTGCATATATGACACCGGTGTACCCGTGTAGGTCTATAATTACACAcagttgggttttttgtttttgtttttttgtttgctaacatgcacacccacacccacgcacgcacacgcacaggcTCCTGAGCGTCGTTTAATTATACATTGATTTACTCATGCACATTTCCCCGCTGCTGATGCTTGTTTTTCAGCTTTTAATAAGTACATTTCTACACTGTGCCTGTTTGGGTGTTTCTGTGGTCTCCCTCGCATGTGTACGCCCCAAATCTTAAGTTGTCTCGGTGAAACCCAGGGAGTCTtttccgacacacacacacacacacacacagatggaaCATTTTCCCCGAGGCACAATGTGTTTGCTGGTTATTGTTCCACACCATTTCCACATCCCTAATTATTTTAATCAGTCATTCCTCACGCATGAATTCCTTTCTTTAGCGTGTTTATCTCTTCCCTCCTCCACTGACG
It includes:
- the fem1a gene encoding protein fem-1 homolog A, with protein sequence MDITTAVFNAARDGKLKLIQKLLSNKTPEELEALAEEKTQGGTPLLIASRYGHLEVVDYLLEHCRANVELGGSVNFDGETIEGAPPLWAASAAGHLPVVKTLLKHGASVNNATLTNSTPLRAACFDGHLEIVRYLVEHRADMEVANRHGHTCLMISCYKGHKEIAKFLLDRGADVNRKSVKGNTALHDCAESGSLDIMKMLLKCSARMDRDGYGMTPLLAASVTGHTNIVEYLAHQPRASREERIDALELLGATFVDKKRDLLGAMKYWRRAMELRQPGEKAGCLTKPPPGPPVPAYGCAQEVNSAEELEALITDPDEMRMQALLVRERILGPSHPDTSYYIRYRGAVYADSGNFERCISLWKYALDMQQSNLDPLSPMTASSFLSFAELFSFVLQDRAKGTLSTRVTFHDLMTVLAKSVREVERAVAQKDNPPEAPQFTKALAIILHLIFLLEKLECNPEQEHQKKHTVYRLLKLNPRGRCGFTPLHMAVDKETTSVGRYPVGRFPSQAVASLLLECGADVDARDCENNTPLHVAAGNGCPEIMALLMKAGAHFDATNAQKKAPYELLDEHNMGDPALYPLNYITLQCLAARAVEKHKLPYRGLISEEMEAFIELH